CAGGACAGGGGCTTGGAAGCGAGTTACATTTTTTCTCAAACGGTAAAAAGGCAAAGTCGGGAGGTACGCGATGATTACCGAGCGGGATGCCCTGTTTTTCCATGCGCCGACCTCGAAGGAGGATGCCCTTTACTGGGCGGAAACGAACGCCTGGACCTTCTATCTGCCGGAAGAGGAGATGATGGTCATTGTCTATGCGCTTTTCCGTAAGCCACACGGGATCGTACTGACGAACGTCTATGTCGTGAAGGGCTTCTGCCGCTACCCCTACGAGGCGCTGCATAATGACTTTTATGTTCATCTCCCAATTCCGGCGGGTATCGAGATCGGAAAATACCAGTTAGCCAACGGGCTATCGGTCGAGGTTACGAAGGCTCCGATGGATTACAAAGTGGATTACGTCGCCCGCGACGGAACGGAGCTGCATTTTACCTATGAAGGACTGATGCCGCCCTACGACATTCAGGATCCCAGGATGGACCCGATCACCGCCGTGCGTAGCAAGGAAGCGCTCGCTGAGCATCAGGGTTTCGGGACGGCGTATAACGGCCATTTTGACCACACGGGTCATTACGTCGGCGTGCTCAAGCTTCGCGGCAAGACCTACCCGATCGACAACGTCTCCACCATGGATCACAGTTGGGGTGTCCGCCCCGAATCGCGTTCCGGAAACATGGCTTGGGGAAATATCCATTTCGGCCGCGATCTTGCCATCCATTCGATTTTTACGATTGATCCCCGCGCCGGCGGGGCCTACGGCCCGCTCGCCCACGGCTATGTGATGGAGAATGGCAAATGCTATGGCTTGGTGAGTGGCAAGGGTGAGGTCACCGAGCGGGATGGTTTCTACTCCCGCAGCATCGCGGTCGAGGCCGAAGACGTCCGCGGTAAAACGTACCATTATACCGGCCGCGCGATGGCGGCCTTTCCTTGGTATTACCTTCCGAACGTCTGCGGCTTCCACACCATGCTGGAATACGAGATGGGTGGCCGGAAGGCCTATGGCGGCGTCATGGATTTTCTGCACATGGACTACATGATTGAGGGCCGCCTTTAACTATCGGAAGATGTCTTTTCGAGCCAAGGCCTTAAGCGATGCGACAACGCGGGAATCCAAGGCCGAATCCAAGCTCCTAACTATCCGTTCCATATATCGAATCGCGCAATACTGACCTTGAGTTTCCGGCAAAAGATGGCTAGCTTTTTTGTGAAAAAAAATATAAAAAAGTTATCGAAACCTCGGGTTCCAAAGGAGCCGCCCATAGGGGGTAAAGGGGTACGATACAACTTGTAAATACTAGAGGGGGGAGGCGTCTGTGTCCTTGCCGACTCGAAATGCATGCCCAATCCACCCGGTTTCATGGTGGGGGTTTTGCCGCGGCCGTTGTTCGGGTCCCGTCCTTCAGGCGGGGTCTCGCATAGTTGAATATTTATCCTCTCGGCGGCCTTCCCCATAAGGATGGGAGGAAGCCCTTCGAGTGCGCAAAAATTCTTTGGGTAAGGTTATTAAAGAAACAAGGATCATGAAAGATGACAGTCATAGCCGAAGGATATAACACCTTCAATACCAACAAAAAACCAAGCGGCACGGTGAAATACCTGGCTAGCCCGCAGGATGTGATTAAGCTTATTCAGGGCGGCAAGCTGAAGGAGCATATCCTGCTGGTTCGGGGCGGGACGACGACGTTCCTGGCACCCGCGCTCAGCATGGGCGCCATTGGGGTGATCACGATGTCCGGGGCGCCGGAATCGCATCTCGGAATTCTGACCCGCGAATTCCAGATCCCCTGCGTCATGACGGTTAACCTGAACGACAGCAAATCCAAATACGTTCCTGGCGAGACGCCGGATTCTCACTTTCAGGAAATCATTCAGACGCTGGAAGGAAAGAAGGTCACCTTGGACTGCAGCGATCACGATAAGGGCAGAATTTCTGCCTAGGGTTGGTTGCCGGGCGTGAAGGGCGTAAACACGAACAGGTAATTCTGAACGCAAAGATAAGCTTGAGGAGGCATACAATGGCTGTCACCGCCAAGGCGGGTAGTGAAAAATCCGAGTGGAAGAAACGGTATGAGCCCAACGACACGGGCCTTCGTTTCCAGGATTTGAAATACAC
The Pseudomonadota bacterium genome window above contains:
- a CDS encoding PEP-utilizing enzyme; the protein is MTVIAEGYNTFNTNKKPSGTVKYLASPQDVIKLIQGGKLKEHILLVRGGTTTFLAPALSMGAIGVITMSGAPESHLGILTREFQIPCVMTVNLNDSKSKYVPGETPDSHFQEIIQTLEGKKVTLDCSDHDKGRISA